The following are encoded together in the Bradyrhizobium sp. CCGUVB1N3 genome:
- a CDS encoding RidA family protein, with the protein MIKRYVVGPRMSQAVAAGGMVHIAGQVADDRKAGIVSQTRQVLAKIDALLKEAGSDRSKLVAVNVFLPHITDFDTMNSVYDAWIDPANPPARACVEARLADPDLRVEMTAVALL; encoded by the coding sequence ATGATCAAACGTTACGTCGTCGGCCCCCGCATGAGCCAGGCCGTTGCCGCCGGCGGCATGGTGCACATCGCGGGCCAGGTCGCCGATGACCGCAAGGCCGGCATCGTGTCGCAAACCCGGCAGGTGCTTGCCAAGATCGACGCGCTGTTGAAGGAAGCCGGCTCCGATCGCTCCAAGCTCGTGGCGGTCAACGTCTTCCTGCCGCACATCACCGATTTCGACACCATGAACTCGGTCTATGACGCCTGGATCGATCCGGCCAATCCGCCTGCGCGCGCCTGCGTCGAAGCCCGCCTCGCAGATCCCGATCTGCGCGTCGAGATGACCGCGGTCGCCTTGCTCTAA
- a CDS encoding transporter substrate-binding domain-containing protein, with amino-acid sequence MRKRKSLFTIAAAALAVLAATSLAKADKLQDVLGAGKLRVGILTDAAPWGFKDDKGEIAGLDADLAKLIAADMGVKLELVPVTGPARIPSLLSDKIDILIAGLGATPERAQQVMFSQPYAVVNLGVYGAKSIPAATGKKPDNLEGRTVAVAKGTTLDVWLTDNAPKVKLVRFEDTPAAIAAFLAGQADTFAENSAIAIKVQEQNPTKEVELKFLIRQSPAHVGVRQGEQNLLNWINTDIFTNKLNGKLGALQLKWFKEEQSLPTL; translated from the coding sequence ATGAGAAAGCGGAAGTCCCTGTTCACGATCGCAGCAGCGGCGCTTGCCGTCCTAGCTGCGACAAGCCTTGCCAAGGCCGACAAGCTCCAGGACGTGCTCGGCGCGGGCAAGCTTCGCGTCGGCATCCTCACCGACGCCGCACCCTGGGGCTTCAAGGACGACAAGGGCGAGATCGCCGGCCTTGATGCCGACCTCGCCAAGCTGATCGCCGCCGACATGGGCGTGAAGCTCGAGCTCGTGCCGGTCACCGGCCCGGCGCGCATCCCGAGCCTGCTCTCGGACAAGATCGATATCCTGATTGCGGGTCTCGGCGCCACACCGGAGCGCGCGCAGCAGGTGATGTTCTCGCAGCCCTATGCGGTGGTGAATCTCGGCGTCTACGGCGCCAAGTCGATTCCCGCGGCAACAGGCAAGAAGCCGGACAATCTGGAGGGGCGCACCGTTGCGGTCGCCAAGGGCACGACGCTCGACGTCTGGCTCACCGACAACGCCCCGAAGGTGAAGCTGGTCCGCTTCGAGGACACGCCGGCGGCGATCGCAGCCTTCCTCGCCGGACAAGCCGATACCTTTGCCGAGAACAGCGCGATCGCGATCAAGGTGCAGGAGCAGAACCCGACCAAGGAGGTCGAGCTGAAATTCCTGATCCGCCAGTCGCCGGCCCATGTCGGCGTGCGCCAGGGCGAGCAGAATCTGCTCAACTGGATCAACACCGACATCTTCACCAACAAGCTCAACGGCAAGCTCGGCGCGCTGCAGCTCAAATGGTTCAAGGAAGAACAGTCGCTGCCGACGCTGTAA
- a CDS encoding amino acid ABC transporter ATP-binding protein, whose amino-acid sequence MALVEIRDVHKKFGRVDVLKGVSLDVEEGEIVTIIGRSGSGKSTLLRCINALESVDAGEIRVEGQKIHAGMPDLKKFRQRVGIVFQAFNLFPHLKVERNITLAPLLTRRVDKSKARALADDVLTRVGLADKIDAWPEQLSGGQQQRVAIARCLAMAPHLMLFDEVTSALDPELVGEVLKVMEAMAKQGMTMILVTHEMGFARNVADRIVFMHQGRVWEQGPPSKLFANPETPELASFIASAK is encoded by the coding sequence ATGGCTCTCGTTGAAATCCGCGACGTGCACAAGAAGTTCGGCCGGGTCGACGTGCTCAAGGGCGTGTCACTCGACGTCGAGGAAGGCGAGATCGTCACGATCATCGGCCGTTCCGGTTCCGGCAAGTCGACGCTGCTCCGCTGCATCAACGCGCTGGAGAGCGTCGATGCCGGCGAGATCCGCGTCGAGGGGCAAAAGATCCACGCTGGGATGCCCGACCTCAAGAAATTCCGTCAGCGCGTCGGCATCGTGTTCCAGGCCTTCAATCTGTTTCCGCATCTGAAAGTCGAGCGCAACATCACCCTGGCTCCACTCCTGACCCGCCGCGTCGACAAATCGAAGGCCCGCGCGCTCGCCGATGACGTGCTGACGCGCGTCGGGCTTGCCGACAAGATCGACGCTTGGCCGGAGCAGCTCTCCGGCGGCCAGCAGCAGCGCGTCGCGATCGCCCGCTGCCTCGCCATGGCCCCTCACCTCATGCTGTTCGACGAGGTGACCTCGGCGCTCGACCCCGAGCTCGTCGGCGAGGTCTTGAAGGTGATGGAGGCGATGGCCAAGCAGGGCATGACGATGATCCTCGTCACCCACGAGATGGGCTTTGCCCGCAACGTCGCTGACCGCATCGTCTTCATGCATCAGGGCCGCGTTTGGGAACAGGGCCCGCCGTCAAAGCTGTTCGCAAACCCCGAGACACCCGAACTCGCAAGCTTCATCGCTTCGGCGAAATGA
- a CDS encoding amino acid ABC transporter permease produces MRSFTLIDLVSLFAALRWTVILVVLALAFGAPLALGLAMGRISRFAGMRWTMAAIIQVIQSVPLLGLLFFFYFGMPVFLGIQVPALVAVTVAYTLYTAAFLGEIWRGGLEAVKLAQWEAGSCLGLSLWQQFRHIIAPQALRLSLPPTVGFLVQLIKGTSLASILGFVELARAGQVVSAATFQPLLTYALVAAIYFALCLPLTLWSRSLEARLDGSR; encoded by the coding sequence ATGCGATCCTTCACCCTCATTGATCTCGTCTCGCTGTTCGCAGCCCTGCGCTGGACCGTCATTCTCGTCGTGCTCGCGCTCGCTTTCGGCGCGCCGCTGGCGCTCGGACTTGCCATGGGCCGCATCAGCCGCTTCGCCGGCATGCGCTGGACGATGGCGGCGATCATCCAGGTCATCCAGAGCGTGCCGCTGCTCGGGCTCCTGTTCTTCTTCTATTTCGGCATGCCCGTGTTCCTCGGCATCCAGGTGCCGGCACTCGTTGCGGTCACCGTCGCCTACACTCTCTACACCGCGGCCTTCCTCGGCGAAATCTGGCGCGGCGGCTTGGAGGCCGTGAAGCTCGCGCAGTGGGAGGCCGGTAGCTGCCTCGGCCTGTCGCTCTGGCAACAGTTCCGCCACATCATCGCGCCGCAGGCGCTGCGACTGTCGCTGCCGCCGACCGTCGGCTTCCTGGTGCAGCTCATCAAGGGCACCTCGCTCGCCTCGATCCTCGGCTTCGTCGAGCTCGCCCGCGCAGGGCAAGTGGTGAGCGCGGCGACGTTCCAGCCGCTCCTCACCTACGCGCTCGTCGCCGCGATCTATTTCGCGCTGTGCCTGCCGCTCACGCTCTGGTCCCGCTCCCTGGAGGCCCGCCTCGATGGCTCTCGTTGA
- a CDS encoding amino acid ABC transporter permease, protein MNFLPLWRYQNQLIDGAIVTLELTVIAALFGLLIGIAGAVALKGRIKSLRWLVRGYIELFRNTPSLIQIFIVFFVLPTFGLKLPAFEAAAVALSLYFGAYSVEIIRAGLDSIPKSQVEAGHCLGLSGWQVFRHIVLPPALRNAYPAVTSQFVLLLLGTSLASQVATDELFHVAGFIESRTYRSFEVYAVICIAYFAMAMSFKALFALVGAAAFRWPRRR, encoded by the coding sequence ATGAACTTCCTCCCGCTCTGGCGCTATCAGAACCAGTTGATCGACGGGGCGATCGTCACGCTCGAATTGACCGTGATCGCTGCACTGTTCGGCCTGCTGATCGGCATTGCCGGCGCCGTCGCGCTGAAGGGCCGCATCAAATCGCTGCGCTGGCTGGTGCGCGGGTACATCGAGCTGTTCCGCAACACGCCGTCGCTGATCCAGATCTTCATCGTCTTCTTCGTGCTGCCGACCTTCGGCCTCAAGCTGCCGGCTTTCGAAGCGGCCGCCGTAGCGCTGTCGCTCTATTTCGGCGCCTATTCGGTCGAGATCATCCGTGCAGGCCTTGATTCCATTCCGAAGAGCCAGGTCGAGGCCGGCCACTGCCTCGGGCTTTCCGGCTGGCAGGTGTTTCGCCACATCGTGCTGCCGCCGGCGCTGCGCAATGCGTATCCGGCGGTGACCAGCCAATTCGTGCTCCTCTTGCTCGGCACTTCGCTCGCCTCGCAGGTCGCCACCGATGAACTGTTTCATGTCGCAGGCTTCATCGAGAGCCGCACCTATCGCAGCTTCGAGGTCTATGCGGTGATCTGCATCGCCTATTTCGCCATGGCGATGTCGTTCAAGGCGCTGTTCGCGCTTGTTGGCGCGGCCGCCTTCCGCTGGCCACGGCGGCGTTGA
- a CDS encoding alanine racemase produces MQSFSRWGAQRLSATTRGIPLVDGLATEEIGSQSWQPSRGDLALPALTLDEAAFAANRDLFLRWCSGAGVAVAPHAKTPMSPELARSLREAGAWGTTVANIQQAAVLLAHGERRLLLANEIGGLAAGRRLGALLGAYPDVEFHAFADSPAAVASLAEAARLSGHSDISVLVELGAGRAGARDLSTVAGVIAAVIAAKGLSLGGVATYEGAVATPDPDETARAIANLMARTIEAFALVRDAAAGRPLILSAGGSAYFDVVAAALVPVAQRDGDATVVLRSGALFFADHGIYARAFAELDRRGGLVIDGVRRSAAEGFRPTLTLWAEVLSRPEARLAICGFGMRDASFDQGLPIALRVFRDGVEQRGLAKALTVTRLNDQHAFVTLAEDSPLAVGDIIAFGISHPCTCLDRWRVIYGLDAGGTVTRALTTQFG; encoded by the coding sequence ATGCAGTCGTTTTCCCGGTGGGGCGCCCAGCGCCTGTCTGCGACCACGAGGGGCATCCCCCTGGTCGATGGACTCGCGACCGAGGAGATCGGCAGCCAGAGCTGGCAGCCCTCCCGCGGCGACCTCGCGCTCCCCGCCCTCACCCTGGATGAAGCCGCCTTTGCGGCCAACCGCGACCTCTTCCTGCGCTGGTGCAGTGGTGCCGGCGTTGCCGTTGCCCCCCACGCCAAGACGCCAATGTCGCCGGAGCTCGCCCGCTCGCTGCGCGAGGCCGGCGCCTGGGGCACGACGGTCGCCAACATCCAGCAGGCCGCCGTGCTGCTCGCCCATGGCGAACGGCGCCTGCTCTTGGCCAACGAGATCGGCGGGCTTGCCGCCGGACGGCGACTCGGCGCGCTGCTCGGCGCCTATCCTGATGTTGAATTCCACGCCTTCGCGGACTCGCCGGCTGCGGTCGCTTCGCTTGCTGAGGCGGCGCGGCTCTCGGGCCACAGCGATATCTCCGTGCTGGTCGAGCTCGGCGCCGGCCGCGCCGGCGCGCGCGACCTCAGCACGGTCGCGGGCGTGATCGCGGCGGTGATCGCTGCGAAGGGCCTCTCGCTCGGCGGCGTCGCCACCTACGAAGGCGCCGTCGCCACACCGGATCCGGACGAAACCGCGCGAGCCATCGCAAACCTGATGGCGCGCACGATCGAGGCCTTCGCGCTCGTGCGCGACGCCGCCGCTGGCCGCCCGCTGATCCTCAGCGCCGGCGGCTCGGCTTATTTCGACGTCGTCGCAGCCGCGCTCGTGCCGGTCGCACAGCGCGATGGTGATGCGACCGTCGTCTTGCGCTCCGGCGCGTTGTTCTTCGCCGATCACGGCATCTATGCACGCGCCTTCGCAGAACTAGACCGCCGCGGCGGTCTCGTCATCGATGGCGTACGCCGCTCCGCGGCTGAGGGCTTTCGCCCTACCCTCACGCTCTGGGCCGAGGTGCTGTCGCGCCCCGAGGCCCGGCTCGCGATCTGCGGCTTCGGCATGCGCGACGCCTCGTTCGATCAGGGCCTTCCGATCGCGCTCCGCGTCTTCCGCGATGGCGTGGAGCAGCGAGGCCTTGCCAAGGCGCTCACCGTCACGCGGCTCAATGACCAGCACGCCTTCGTCACCCTCGCTGAGGACAGCCCGCTCGCTGTCGGCGACATCATCGCCTTCGGCATCTCGCATCCCTGCACCTGTCTCGACCGCTGGCGCGTGATCTATGGCCTCGATGCAGGCGGCACGGTCACGCGTGCGCTCACCACGCAGTTCGGCTGA
- a CDS encoding metallophosphoesterase, with amino-acid sequence MTEFRLTQISDTHLGRRFPGLITNFHRVAEHIDAARPDLVVNTGDVSFDGPTSRDDMEFAKTLHDALPVPCRYLPGNHDIGDNPTAIGPAPSPPVDEAHRRQFCAVFGHDHWQFEAAGWCFVGLNSLVMNSGLGFEPEQFDWLASQLSRASGKPIALFVHKPLFLNRPDDPETVDTAIRYVPQPARQRLIEMMAGADVRLVASGHVHQRRDFTYRHTRHVWAPSAGFVISSDARQVRIGIKETGLVEYRFQPDSFEVRHVRAAGQVDVDIEELLAQMGQPHP; translated from the coding sequence ATGACCGAGTTCCGCCTCACGCAGATCTCCGACACCCATCTCGGCCGCCGCTTCCCTGGCCTGATCACGAACTTCCATCGTGTCGCCGAGCATATCGACGCCGCCCGGCCCGATCTCGTCGTCAACACCGGCGACGTCTCCTTCGACGGCCCGACCAGCCGCGACGACATGGAGTTTGCAAAAACCCTGCACGACGCGCTGCCCGTGCCGTGCCGCTATCTGCCGGGCAATCACGACATCGGCGACAATCCGACCGCGATCGGGCCCGCGCCATCACCGCCGGTGGACGAAGCGCACCGCCGGCAATTCTGCGCCGTCTTCGGCCACGACCATTGGCAGTTCGAGGCGGCCGGCTGGTGCTTTGTCGGCCTCAACTCGCTGGTGATGAATTCCGGACTTGGGTTCGAGCCCGAGCAGTTCGACTGGCTCGCCTCGCAATTGTCGCGCGCGAGCGGCAAGCCGATCGCGCTGTTTGTGCACAAGCCGCTATTCCTGAACAGGCCCGACGACCCCGAGACCGTCGATACCGCGATCCGCTACGTGCCCCAACCGGCGCGGCAGCGCCTGATCGAGATGATGGCGGGCGCCGACGTTCGCCTTGTCGCGAGCGGGCACGTTCATCAGCGGCGCGATTTCACCTATCGCCACACAAGGCATGTCTGGGCGCCCTCGGCCGGTTTCGTCATCTCCAGCGACGCGCGCCAGGTGCGGATCGGGATCAAGGAGACCGGCCTCGTCGAATACCGCTTCCAGCCCGACAGCTTTGAGGTCCGTCACGTCAGGGCCGCTGGCCAGGTCGATGTCGACATCGAGGAATTGCTGGCGCAGATGGGTCAGCCTCATCCTTAG
- a CDS encoding MAPEG family protein: MSVQMVLLPVFVQVALTFALLIWMALARRETLVSGETKIRDIALGEQNWPKRATQIANCFANQFELPVLFYVLIALALPLRHADLVIVLMSWVFVVARFAHAGVFVNSNDLGQRSTIWLAGMLVLLAMWIYFALKILLLI, encoded by the coding sequence ATGTCCGTTCAAATGGTTTTGCTGCCGGTCTTCGTTCAGGTCGCGCTGACTTTCGCGCTCCTGATCTGGATGGCGCTGGCGCGGCGCGAGACGCTGGTCTCGGGCGAGACCAAGATCCGCGACATTGCGCTGGGCGAACAGAACTGGCCGAAGCGCGCCACGCAGATCGCCAATTGCTTTGCCAACCAGTTCGAGCTGCCGGTGCTGTTCTACGTGCTGATCGCGCTGGCGCTGCCGCTGCGCCATGCCGATCTCGTCATCGTGCTGATGTCCTGGGTGTTCGTGGTGGCGCGGTTCGCCCATGCCGGCGTCTTCGTCAACTCGAACGACCTCGGCCAGCGCTCGACCATCTGGCTCGCCGGCATGCTCGTGCTGCTCGCGATGTGGATCTACTTCGCACTGAAGATTTTGTTGCTGATTTGA
- a CDS encoding RsmB/NOP family class I SAM-dependent RNA methyltransferase translates to MTPAARLSAAIELIDTIERDRVPAAKALKEWGTAHRFAGSGDRAAIAGLVWDVLRRYASSAYLMDADTARARLIGMLRLERDMDTPTMAALFDGNRYAPEPLSEAEQAALASRSLKDAPASVAGDYPEWLDPYLAKVFGEDRAAEATAMASRAPLDLRVNTLKGSRDKVLGRLSHLKAQPTPWSPNGLRIELGADARNPGIQSEEDFIKGAIEVQDEGSQLAALFTAAKPGEQVIDLCAGAGGKTLALAALMQGKGRLIATDRDKRQLAPIHERLSRAGVHNAEIRTPKGEADPLADIRSTADLVVIDAPCTGTGTWRRNPDAKWRMRPGALEIRLKDQAEVLERAAPLVKAGGRIAYITCSVLSEENGEQVRAFVARHPEFSVVPSEQTASVLWDKAEDFTQAALQSAEGWLMTPRRTGTDGFFVSVLKKA, encoded by the coding sequence ATGACCCCTGCTGCCCGGCTGTCCGCGGCCATCGAACTGATCGACACCATCGAGAGAGACCGCGTGCCCGCGGCGAAGGCGCTGAAGGAGTGGGGCACCGCGCATCGCTTCGCCGGCTCCGGCGACCGCGCGGCGATCGCCGGCCTCGTCTGGGACGTGCTGCGCCGCTACGCCTCCAGCGCGTATCTCATGGACGCTGACACCGCGCGGGCGCGCCTGATCGGCATGCTGCGCCTGGAGCGTGACATGGACACGCCGACCATGGCCGCGCTGTTCGACGGCAACCGCTATGCGCCGGAGCCCTTGAGCGAGGCCGAGCAGGCCGCACTCGCCTCGCGTTCCCTGAAGGACGCACCGGCTTCGGTCGCCGGCGACTATCCCGAGTGGCTCGATCCGTACCTTGCCAAGGTCTTTGGCGAGGACCGTGCAGCGGAAGCGACCGCGATGGCGAGCCGCGCGCCGCTGGATCTGCGCGTCAATACGCTGAAAGGCAGTCGTGACAAGGTTCTCGGCCGATTATCTCATTTGAAGGCGCAGCCGACGCCGTGGTCGCCGAACGGCCTGCGCATCGAGCTTGGCGCGGACGCGCGCAATCCCGGCATCCAGTCGGAAGAGGATTTCATCAAGGGCGCCATTGAAGTTCAGGATGAAGGCTCGCAGCTTGCGGCGTTGTTCACGGCCGCAAAACCCGGCGAGCAGGTAATCGATCTCTGCGCCGGTGCCGGCGGCAAGACGCTGGCGCTCGCCGCCCTCATGCAGGGCAAGGGACGGTTGATCGCGACCGACCGCGACAAGCGCCAGCTCGCCCCGATCCACGAGCGGCTGTCGCGCGCCGGCGTCCACAATGCGGAGATCCGCACGCCCAAGGGCGAGGCCGATCCGCTCGCAGATATTCGCAGCACCGCCGACCTCGTCGTGATCGACGCCCCCTGCACGGGAACCGGCACCTGGCGCCGCAATCCCGACGCCAAATGGCGCATGCGCCCCGGTGCCCTGGAGATCCGGCTGAAGGACCAGGCCGAAGTGCTCGAGCGCGCCGCGCCGCTGGTGAAGGCGGGCGGCCGCATCGCCTACATCACCTGCTCGGTGCTGTCGGAGGAGAACGGCGAGCAGGTGCGGGCGTTCGTGGCGCGCCATCCGGAGTTCTCGGTCGTGCCGAGTGAGCAGACCGCGAGCGTGCTCTGGGACAAGGCGGAGGATTTCACGCAAGCCGCGCTGCAATCCGCCGAAGGCTGGCTGATGACGCCAAGGCGCACAGGGACGGATGGGTTCTTCGTCTCGGTGCTGAAGAAGGCCTAG
- a CDS encoding cold-shock protein → MAMGTVKWFNNQKGFGFIQPDDGDKDVFVHISAVERAGLSTLNEGQKVSFDIVADRRSGKSSADNLRAG, encoded by the coding sequence ATGGCTATGGGCACCGTGAAGTGGTTCAACAATCAGAAGGGCTTCGGCTTCATCCAGCCGGACGACGGCGACAAGGACGTCTTCGTGCACATCAGCGCGGTTGAACGCGCTGGTCTCAGCACCCTCAACGAAGGCCAGAAGGTGTCGTTCGACATCGTCGCAGACCGCCGCAGCGGCAAGTCTTCGGCCGACAACCTCCGCGCCGGCTAG
- the guaA gene encoding glutamine-hydrolyzing GMP synthase has product MTAAQNDRSPSSPHVASAHDKILIVDFGSQVTQLIARRVREDGVYCEIVPFNKAEEAFKEMKPKAVILSGGPESVHEEGSPRAPQLIFASGVPVMGICYGQMTMAAQLGGEVEGGHHREFGRADVEVKAESKLFEDTWKLGGKHQVWMSHGDRITRMPPGFTVAGTSPNAPFAIIQDEKRKYYGLMFHPEVVHTPDGAKLIRNFVRKIAGLSGDWTMRAFREEAIQKIRNQVGKGRVICGLSGGVDSAVAAVLIHEAIGDQLTCVFVDHGLLRLDEAKTVVDLFRHHYNIPLVHVDASKQFLGELEGVTDPEVKRKTIGRLFIDVFDAEAKKIGGADFLAQGTLYPDVIESVSFTGGPSVTIKSHHNVGGLPARMNMKLVEPLRELFKDEVRALGRELGLPEIFVGRHPFPGPGLAIRCPGDITRDKLDILRKADAVYIDQIRKHGLYDEIWQAFAVLLPVKTVGVMGDGRTYDYVVGLRAVTSTDGMTADFYQFDMKFLGETATRIINEVKGVNRVVYDVTSKPPGTIEWE; this is encoded by the coding sequence ATGACAGCAGCACAGAACGACCGCTCCCCGTCGTCGCCCCATGTGGCCTCGGCGCATGACAAGATTCTCATCGTCGACTTCGGTAGCCAGGTGACGCAGCTCATTGCGCGTCGTGTGCGCGAGGACGGCGTCTATTGCGAGATCGTCCCGTTCAACAAGGCCGAAGAGGCCTTCAAGGAGATGAAGCCGAAAGCGGTGATTCTCTCCGGCGGACCGGAATCGGTGCATGAGGAGGGCTCGCCCCGCGCGCCCCAACTGATCTTCGCCTCCGGCGTGCCCGTGATGGGCATCTGCTATGGCCAGATGACCATGGCGGCCCAGTTGGGCGGCGAGGTCGAGGGCGGCCATCACCGCGAATTCGGCCGCGCTGATGTCGAGGTGAAGGCCGAGAGCAAGCTGTTCGAGGACACCTGGAAGCTCGGCGGCAAGCATCAGGTCTGGATGAGCCACGGCGACCGCATCACCAGGATGCCGCCGGGCTTCACGGTGGCCGGCACCTCGCCGAATGCGCCGTTCGCGATCATCCAGGACGAGAAGCGCAAGTACTACGGGTTGATGTTCCATCCCGAGGTGGTGCACACGCCGGATGGCGCAAAACTGATCCGCAACTTCGTGCGCAAGATCGCAGGCCTTAGCGGCGATTGGACCATGCGCGCCTTCCGCGAGGAGGCGATCCAGAAGATCCGCAACCAGGTAGGCAAGGGCAGGGTGATCTGCGGCCTTTCCGGCGGCGTCGATTCAGCGGTCGCAGCCGTGCTGATCCATGAGGCGATCGGCGACCAGCTCACCTGCGTGTTCGTCGATCATGGCCTGCTCCGCCTCGATGAGGCCAAGACCGTGGTCGACCTGTTCCGCCACCACTACAACATCCCGCTCGTGCACGTGGATGCCTCGAAGCAGTTCCTCGGCGAGCTCGAAGGCGTCACCGACCCCGAAGTGAAGCGCAAGACCATCGGTCGTCTCTTCATCGACGTGTTCGACGCGGAGGCGAAGAAGATCGGCGGCGCCGACTTCCTCGCGCAAGGCACGCTCTACCCCGACGTGATCGAGAGCGTCTCCTTCACCGGCGGCCCCTCGGTGACGATCAAGTCGCACCACAATGTCGGCGGCTTACCTGCGCGCATGAACATGAAGCTCGTCGAGCCCCTGCGCGAGCTCTTCAAGGACGAGGTGCGCGCGCTCGGCCGCGAGCTCGGCCTGCCCGAAATCTTCGTCGGCCGTCACCCGTTCCCCGGCCCGGGCCTCGCCATCCGCTGCCCCGGCGACATCACGCGCGACAAGCTCGACATCCTGCGCAAGGCCGATGCCGTCTACATCGACCAGATCCGCAAGCACGGCCTCTACGACGAGATCTGGCAGGCGTTTGCCGTGCTGCTGCCGGTGAAGACAGTCGGCGTCATGGGCGACGGCCGCACCTACGACTACGTCGTCGGCCTGCGCGCCGTGACCTCCACCGACGGCATGACCGCGGACTTCTACCAGTTCGACATGAAATTCCTGGGCGAGACCGCCACGCGCATCATCAACGAGGTGAAGGGCGTGAACCGGGTGGTGTACGACGTCACCAGCAAGCCGCCGGGGACAATTGAGTGGGAGTGA
- a CDS encoding MAPEG family protein: MSFELSMLAGATVWGFLQLVAAAQAANVQYGLRWAASPRDVEMPPLRPLPGRVNRNFRNYMETFPFFAAAILIAHVSGAHNELTQWGSIAYLGGRIAYTALYISGIPLVRSLFWNIAAFGMLAVLTAPFVSH, translated from the coding sequence ATGAGCTTCGAGCTATCGATGCTGGCAGGCGCAACTGTCTGGGGCTTCCTTCAGCTCGTCGCCGCTGCGCAAGCCGCAAACGTGCAGTACGGCCTCAGATGGGCCGCGAGCCCGCGCGATGTCGAGATGCCGCCGCTCAGACCCCTCCCCGGTCGCGTCAACCGAAACTTCCGCAACTACATGGAGACCTTTCCGTTCTTTGCCGCCGCGATTCTCATCGCTCACGTCTCAGGCGCTCACAATGAGCTGACCCAATGGGGATCGATCGCCTATCTTGGCGGACGCATCGCCTACACCGCACTCTATATATCGGGAATACCGCTCGTCCGCTCGCTGTTCTGGAACATCGCTGCCTTTGGCATGCTCGCCGTTCTGACCGCACCTTTCGTCTCCCACTGA
- a CDS encoding peptide deformylase, whose amino-acid sequence MTIRPIVRYPDRRLAIPARPVTVFDDALRDLAKDLLETMRAAPGIGITAPHIGVPLRVVVLELDAKDGVRTYVNPEIEWASSEMILHREGSVSMPGVNDEVQRHARVRISYQDVDGNMQTEESDGLRAVCHQHEIDQLDGTFWIQRLSRLKRERLVKKFEKMARGS is encoded by the coding sequence ATGACCATCCGCCCCATCGTCCGCTATCCCGACCGCCGGCTCGCGATCCCGGCACGGCCCGTGACCGTGTTCGACGACGCGTTGCGAGACCTTGCAAAAGATTTGCTCGAGACGATGCGCGCCGCACCCGGGATCGGGATCACGGCGCCGCATATCGGCGTTCCCTTGCGGGTCGTGGTGCTCGAGCTCGACGCCAAGGACGGCGTGCGAACCTACGTCAATCCCGAGATCGAGTGGGCTTCATCCGAGATGATCCTGCACCGCGAAGGCAGCGTCTCGATGCCCGGCGTCAACGACGAGGTCCAGCGCCACGCGCGCGTGCGGATCAGCTATCAGGATGTCGACGGCAACATGCAAACCGAGGAGTCGGATGGGTTACGTGCAGTGTGTCATCAGCACGAGATCGATCAGCTCGATGGGACGTTCTGGATTCAGCGGCTATCGCGGCTGAAGCGGGAGCGGCTGGTGAAGAAGTTTGAGAAGATGGCGCGGGGATCGTAG